One Bradyrhizobium zhanjiangense DNA segment encodes these proteins:
- a CDS encoding acyl-CoA dehydrogenase family protein, whose translation MLYPMSPKVVELKRKLESFMDRHVYPNEDRFYREAEELGPWKVYPVVEELKPLARAEGLWNLFLPESNRGAGLTNLEYAPLCEVMGRSHLAPEVFNCSAPDTGNMEVLERYGTEKDKERWLKPLLAGEIRSCFAMTEPAVASSDATNIESSIVRDGDHYVINGRKWYTTNATDPRCKICIFMGKTDPDNPDRHKQQSMILVPMDTPGIEVKRPLPVFGFYGVPDRASEVVFTNVRVPKENMLLGEGRGFEIAQGRLGPGRIHHCMRLIGLSERTLEKMCRRVRSRVAFGKPVSEQTVTQERIAEARIMIEQARLLTLNAAYAMDTVGNKVAKAEIAMIKVAVPNMACQIIDWAIQAHGGGGTSNDFGLTQAYATARLLRLADGPDEVHRNQIARFELKKYSNA comes from the coding sequence ATGCTCTACCCGATGTCGCCAAAAGTCGTCGAGCTCAAGCGCAAGCTCGAGAGCTTCATGGACCGTCACGTCTATCCGAACGAGGACCGCTTCTATCGCGAGGCCGAAGAGCTCGGACCGTGGAAGGTCTATCCCGTCGTTGAGGAGCTGAAGCCGCTGGCACGGGCCGAGGGGCTCTGGAATCTGTTCCTGCCGGAGTCGAACCGCGGTGCGGGTCTCACCAATCTCGAATATGCCCCGCTCTGCGAAGTGATGGGCCGCTCGCATCTGGCGCCCGAAGTATTCAACTGTTCGGCGCCCGACACCGGCAACATGGAGGTGCTGGAACGCTACGGCACCGAGAAGGACAAGGAGCGCTGGCTGAAGCCGCTACTCGCGGGCGAAATCCGCTCCTGCTTCGCCATGACCGAGCCGGCGGTCGCATCATCCGATGCGACCAACATCGAAAGCTCGATCGTGCGCGACGGCGACCATTACGTCATCAACGGACGCAAATGGTACACGACCAACGCGACCGACCCGCGCTGCAAGATCTGCATCTTCATGGGCAAGACCGATCCTGACAATCCGGACCGGCACAAGCAGCAATCCATGATCCTGGTGCCGATGGACACACCGGGCATCGAGGTGAAGCGTCCCCTCCCCGTGTTCGGCTTCTACGGCGTGCCCGACCGCGCCTCCGAGGTGGTCTTCACCAATGTGCGGGTTCCGAAGGAAAACATGCTGCTCGGCGAAGGCCGCGGCTTCGAGATCGCGCAGGGCCGTCTCGGCCCCGGCCGCATCCACCACTGCATGCGCTTGATTGGGCTGTCCGAACGCACGCTGGAAAAGATGTGCCGCCGCGTGCGCAGTCGCGTCGCCTTCGGCAAGCCGGTCTCGGAGCAGACCGTGACGCAGGAACGCATCGCGGAAGCCCGCATCATGATCGAGCAGGCCCGACTGCTGACACTGAACGCGGCTTACGCGATGGACACGGTCGGCAACAAGGTGGCGAAGGCCGAGATCGCGATGATCAAGGTCGCCGTGCCGAACATGGCCTGCCAGATCATCGACTGGGCCATTCAGGCCCATGGCGGCGGCGGCACCTCGAACGATTTCGGGCTGACGCAAGCCTACGCCACCGCACGGTTGCTGCGGCTCGCGGACGGGCCGGACGAGGTGCACAGGAACCAGATTGCGCGGTTCGAGCTGAAGAAATACTCGAATGCCTAA
- a CDS encoding nuclear transport factor 2 family protein has translation MSVAAEAQTGSLSDAEIVKAYLTASMIPDPDAAAAYVAPGTIITFTGGREFDHPRGPTAFNAKRYRWVKKKMDRFDVCPGHGETIVYSVGTLYGEWKDGTVFEGNRYVDRFVVRNGKITKMDVWNDSAERILVQRGIDA, from the coding sequence ATGTCCGTAGCCGCCGAAGCCCAGACCGGATCGTTGTCGGACGCCGAGATCGTGAAGGCCTATCTCACGGCATCGATGATTCCCGATCCCGATGCCGCGGCAGCCTATGTCGCGCCGGGCACGATCATCACGTTCACGGGTGGCCGCGAGTTCGACCATCCCCGGGGGCCTACCGCCTTCAACGCCAAACGCTACCGCTGGGTCAAGAAGAAGATGGACCGCTTCGACGTCTGTCCGGGTCATGGCGAGACCATCGTGTACAGCGTCGGAACGCTGTATGGCGAATGGAAGGACGGGACTGTCTTCGAAGGCAACCGCTACGTCGACCGCTTCGTGGTGCGGAACGGCAAGATCACGAAGATGGATGTCTGGAACGACAGCGCCGAGCGCATCCTGGTCCAGCGCGGCATCGACGCGTAA
- a CDS encoding long-chain fatty acid--CoA ligase, translating into MQGLMMDMPLLISGLIQYAADYHGEAEIVAREIEGDIHRYTYADAHPRIKRMALALKRLGMRSGDRVGTLAWNTHRHFEMFYAAPGMGYVLHTVNPRLFPEQLVYIINHAEDRLLFIDRATLPIVEAIAPQLSTIEAYVVMSSRERMPETKLANVHCYEELLDKENEAGFAWPEFDEKSASTICYTSGTTGNPKGVIYSHRAAILQTMTCCNFDFLPGHVEGVREVMMPMAPLFHGNGWNMPFTAPYTGSKLVLPGRNYESDKLYELLEGEKVTLSAGVPSFWLILLDWLGRTGNKFSTLRATLSSGSAPPRAMVEKLKRDYNIDYIQAWGMTEALGCSMPGLRPGSEHLSDKEKFDRRQVSGRACFGTALRIVDDAGNELPRDGKTVGHLRARGPWVASGYMKLEEGLDRDGWLITGDMAVIDSQGHVTLTDRSKDVIKSGGEWISSIQLEDVALSHPDVLQAAVVAISHDKWQERPLLLVVRKKGATVDGKALLDHMRPKIASWWLPDAVEFLDEFPMTGTGKVLKSALREKFREYRVA; encoded by the coding sequence ATGCAGGGATTGATGATGGACATGCCGCTCCTGATCAGCGGCCTGATCCAGTATGCCGCCGACTACCACGGCGAGGCCGAGATCGTCGCGCGCGAGATCGAGGGCGATATCCATCGCTACACCTATGCTGACGCCCATCCGCGCATCAAGCGCATGGCGCTCGCCTTGAAGCGGCTCGGCATGAGATCCGGCGATCGCGTCGGCACGCTGGCCTGGAATACCCACCGCCATTTCGAGATGTTCTATGCCGCGCCGGGCATGGGCTATGTGCTGCACACCGTCAACCCGCGGTTGTTTCCCGAGCAGCTCGTCTACATCATCAATCATGCCGAAGACCGCTTGCTGTTCATCGACCGGGCCACGCTGCCGATCGTCGAGGCGATCGCGCCGCAACTATCGACGATCGAGGCCTACGTCGTGATGTCCTCGCGCGAGCGAATGCCGGAGACGAAGCTGGCGAACGTCCATTGCTACGAGGAGCTTCTGGACAAGGAGAACGAGGCCGGTTTTGCCTGGCCTGAGTTCGACGAAAAGTCCGCCTCCACCATCTGCTACACGTCCGGCACGACGGGCAATCCCAAGGGCGTGATCTATTCGCACCGCGCCGCGATCTTGCAGACCATGACCTGCTGCAATTTCGACTTCCTGCCGGGCCATGTCGAAGGCGTGCGCGAGGTGATGATGCCGATGGCGCCGCTGTTTCACGGCAACGGCTGGAACATGCCGTTCACTGCGCCCTATACCGGCTCCAAGCTGGTGCTGCCCGGCCGCAACTATGAGTCGGATAAGCTCTATGAGTTGCTCGAAGGCGAGAAGGTGACGCTGTCGGCGGGCGTGCCGAGCTTCTGGCTGATCCTGCTCGACTGGCTCGGGCGCACCGGCAACAAGTTCTCGACGCTGCGCGCAACGCTGTCGTCGGGCTCGGCCCCGCCGCGCGCGATGGTCGAGAAGCTCAAGCGCGATTACAACATCGACTACATCCAGGCCTGGGGCATGACCGAGGCGCTCGGCTGCTCGATGCCGGGCCTGCGGCCGGGCTCCGAGCACCTCAGCGACAAGGAGAAGTTCGACCGGCGCCAGGTGTCCGGCCGCGCTTGTTTCGGCACGGCTTTGCGGATCGTCGATGATGCCGGCAATGAATTGCCGCGGGACGGCAAGACCGTCGGCCACCTGCGCGCTCGCGGTCCGTGGGTCGCCTCCGGCTACATGAAGCTGGAGGAAGGCCTCGACCGCGACGGCTGGCTGATCACCGGCGACATGGCGGTGATCGACAGCCAAGGCCACGTCACGCTGACCGATCGCTCCAAGGACGTGATCAAGTCCGGCGGCGAATGGATCTCCTCGATCCAGCTCGAGGACGTCGCCTTGTCTCATCCCGATGTGCTTCAGGCCGCCGTGGTCGCAATCTCGCACGACAAATGGCAGGAGCGCCCCCTGCTCCTCGTCGTCCGCAAGAAGGGCGCGACCGTCGACGGCAAGGCTCTGCTCGACCACATGCGCCCGAAGATTGCGAGCTGGTGGCTGCCGGACGCCGTCGAATTCCTGGACGAATTCCCGATGACCGGGACCGGCAAGGTGCTCAAATCCGCGCTGCGCGAGAAGTTCAGGGAATACCGCGTCGCTTGA
- a CDS encoding amino acid ABC transporter substrate-binding protein codes for MRLPTIILALTCLAGAASAEDLSGTLQKIKETKKITLGYQEASVPFSYLDGNQKPVGFAMDICLKIVDAVKKQLGMPDIAIDTLAVTSSNRIPLMVNGTLDLHCSATTNNADRQKQVAFTNTHFLSATRFAAKKAAKINTIDDLKGKAVTAVAGSVNLTQLAKVNTERNLGINVMPAKDQAEAFLLLETDRAQAYALDDVQLAVAIARSKEPQLYMISEEAFSKPEPYGIMLRREDAPFKALADRATAELYASAEIEVLYKKWLQSPTPPNGLNYNVPMSPALRNAFKKPSSSADPDVYVVN; via the coding sequence ATGCGTCTACCCACAATTATCCTGGCCCTGACATGTCTTGCGGGCGCAGCGTCAGCCGAAGACCTGTCGGGCACGCTCCAGAAGATCAAGGAGACGAAGAAGATCACGCTCGGCTATCAGGAGGCCTCGGTCCCGTTCAGCTATCTCGACGGCAACCAGAAGCCGGTCGGCTTTGCCATGGATATCTGTCTCAAGATCGTCGACGCCGTGAAGAAGCAGCTCGGCATGCCCGACATCGCCATCGACACGCTCGCGGTGACGTCGTCGAACCGGATTCCGCTGATGGTCAACGGCACGCTCGATCTGCATTGCTCGGCGACCACCAACAATGCCGATCGTCAGAAGCAGGTCGCCTTCACCAACACGCACTTCCTCAGCGCGACGCGATTCGCCGCGAAGAAGGCCGCCAAGATCAACACCATCGACGATCTCAAGGGCAAGGCCGTCACGGCGGTGGCCGGCTCGGTCAACCTGACGCAGCTCGCCAAGGTCAACACCGAACGCAATCTCGGCATCAATGTGATGCCGGCCAAGGATCAGGCCGAGGCCTTCCTGTTGCTCGAGACCGACCGGGCCCAGGCCTATGCGCTCGACGATGTCCAGCTCGCGGTCGCGATCGCGCGATCGAAGGAGCCGCAGCTCTACATGATCAGCGAGGAAGCGTTCTCGAAGCCGGAGCCTTACGGGATCATGCTGCGGCGGGAGGATGCGCCGTTCAAGGCACTCGCCGATCGCGCGACCGCGGAGCTCTATGCAAGCGCCGAGATCGAGGTGCTCTACAAGAAATGGCTGCAATCGCCGACCCCGCCGAACGGCCTCAACTACAACGTCCCGATGTCGCCGGCCTTGCGCAACGCCTTCAAGAAACCGAGCTCGAGCGCCGATCCTGATGTCTATGTGGTGAACTGA
- a CDS encoding amidohydrolase family protein encodes MSTQTAFDLILRRALLRSSAAPVDIGVKDGRIAAIEPRLVCDAVEVDLGGHLALPGFVDTHIHLDKACLLGRCGHDHGSVSDAIRAVAGMKREFTVEDIYSRGARVLERAIVHGTTRMRTHVEIDPRIALRGFAAVKALKRDYAWAIDLSLCVFPQEGLTNDPGAEELLIQALRDGGEVIGGCPYTDTDPIAHLERIFDLAQEFDIDVDLHLDFDLDPSWWHLDEVCRQTERRNYGGRVAIGHATKLSALPPERMKAATAQLATSGVAVTVLPATDLYLMGREATHNAPRGLTLAHKLAGDGVLCSVATNNVLNPFTPFGDASLLRMANFYANVAHASVSDFDTCLDLVTELPARLMNLDDYGIKVGNPADLVVLDTRDSRFAIAELPDVLMGFKAGRQTFERQRPNLFRPRS; translated from the coding sequence ATGAGCACGCAGACTGCCTTCGACCTGATCCTTCGCCGCGCGTTGTTGCGATCATCCGCCGCACCCGTCGATATCGGCGTGAAGGATGGCCGCATCGCCGCGATCGAACCGCGGCTCGTCTGCGACGCGGTCGAGGTTGATCTCGGCGGCCACCTGGCTTTGCCCGGCTTCGTCGATACTCACATCCATCTGGACAAGGCCTGCCTGCTCGGCCGCTGCGGGCATGACCACGGCAGCGTTTCGGACGCCATCCGCGCCGTTGCCGGGATGAAGCGCGAATTCACGGTCGAGGACATCTATTCCCGCGGTGCCCGGGTGCTCGAACGTGCGATCGTGCACGGCACGACGCGCATGCGCACCCATGTCGAGATCGATCCGCGCATCGCCTTGCGCGGCTTCGCGGCAGTCAAAGCGCTGAAGCGCGATTATGCCTGGGCGATCGATCTGTCGCTCTGCGTCTTCCCGCAGGAGGGCCTGACCAACGACCCCGGAGCCGAGGAGTTGCTGATCCAGGCGCTGCGCGACGGCGGCGAGGTGATCGGCGGCTGTCCCTATACGGACACCGACCCGATCGCCCATCTCGAACGCATCTTCGATCTCGCGCAGGAATTCGATATCGACGTCGACCTCCATCTCGATTTCGATCTCGATCCCTCCTGGTGGCATCTCGATGAGGTCTGCCGCCAGACCGAGCGGCGCAACTATGGGGGGCGTGTAGCGATCGGTCACGCCACGAAGCTCTCGGCACTACCGCCCGAGCGAATGAAGGCTGCCACCGCGCAGCTGGCGACGTCAGGCGTTGCCGTCACCGTGCTGCCCGCGACCGATCTCTATCTGATGGGGCGCGAGGCCACCCACAACGCGCCGCGCGGACTGACGCTCGCCCACAAGCTCGCAGGCGACGGCGTGTTGTGCTCGGTCGCCACCAACAACGTGCTCAATCCCTTCACGCCGTTCGGTGACGCCTCGCTGCTGCGGATGGCGAACTTCTACGCCAATGTCGCGCACGCCTCGGTGAGCGATTTCGACACCTGCCTCGATCTCGTGACCGAGCTGCCGGCCCGGCTGATGAACCTTGACGATTACGGCATCAAGGTCGGGAACCCCGCCGATCTCGTCGTGCTCGATACGCGAGACAGCCGCTTCGCCATCGCTGAGCTGCCTGACGTCCTGATGGGTTTCAAGGCTGGCCGACAGACATTTGAGCGGCAGCGGCCGAATCTGTTCCGCCCCCGGAGCTGA
- a CDS encoding glycoside hydrolase family 172 protein, whose protein sequence is MAFSGLGLHLGNLSLLSQAQTRSISPENFTGEKGKGGMSVDGPAARQARDLGQGWKVSPYVVIEPGATFTLADIEGQGAIQQIWMTLARGRLRHSILRVYWDDQTQPSVECPAGDFFACGWEEYAQVSSLAVCVNPGRAFNCYWEMPFRKHARFTLENRSEEQLTVYYQINYTLTDVPEDCAYFHAQFRRTNPLPYKEVYTILDAVSGAGHYVGTYMAWGVNNNGWWGEGEIKFYIDGDGAFPTICGTGTEDYFCGAYNFDPYVAHSGQGPAQQSRYQEFTTPYAGLPQVIRPDGVYKSQQRFGLYRWHIPDPVRFRSNLRVTIQALGWLPGVKEAKYLPLQDDIASVAFWYQTLPTAPFPKLPGPDYLEIG, encoded by the coding sequence ATGGCGTTTTCCGGATTGGGCCTGCATCTCGGCAATCTCTCGCTTCTGTCGCAGGCGCAGACGCGCTCGATCAGCCCCGAGAACTTTACCGGCGAGAAGGGCAAGGGCGGCATGTCCGTCGACGGCCCGGCTGCCCGTCAGGCCCGCGATCTCGGACAGGGTTGGAAGGTCTCGCCCTATGTCGTTATCGAGCCCGGCGCGACCTTCACGCTGGCCGACATCGAGGGCCAGGGCGCGATCCAGCAGATCTGGATGACGCTGGCGCGCGGGCGCCTGCGTCACTCGATCCTGCGGGTCTATTGGGATGATCAAACGCAGCCCAGCGTCGAATGCCCGGCCGGCGATTTCTTCGCCTGCGGTTGGGAAGAATATGCGCAGGTGTCCTCGCTCGCCGTCTGCGTCAATCCCGGCCGCGCCTTCAACTGCTACTGGGAGATGCCGTTCCGCAAGCACGCGCGCTTCACGCTGGAGAACCGCAGCGAGGAGCAGCTCACCGTCTACTACCAGATCAACTACACTCTGACCGACGTGCCCGAAGATTGCGCCTATTTCCATGCGCAATTCCGCCGCACCAATCCGCTGCCCTACAAGGAGGTCTACACCATTCTCGATGCCGTCAGCGGCGCCGGCCATTACGTCGGTACCTACATGGCCTGGGGCGTCAACAACAATGGCTGGTGGGGCGAAGGCGAGATCAAGTTCTACATCGACGGCGACGGCGCATTCCCGACCATCTGCGGTACCGGCACCGAGGACTATTTTTGCGGCGCCTACAATTTCGATCCCTATGTCGCCCATTCCGGCCAGGGCCCGGCGCAGCAATCGCGTTACCAGGAGTTCACCACGCCCTATGCCGGCCTGCCGCAGGTGATCCGCCCCGACGGCGTCTACAAATCGCAACAGCGCTTCGGCCTATATCGCTGGCACATTCCCGATCCCGTGCGCTTCCGCTCCAATCTGCGCGTGACCATCCAGGCGCTGGGCTGGCTGCCCGGCGTCAAGGAGGCAAAATACCTGCCGTTGCAGGACGACATCGCCTCGGTCGCGTTCTGGTACCAGACGCTGCCGACCGCGCCCTTCCCGAAGCTTCCGGGGCCCGATTATCTCGAAATCGGCTGA
- a CDS encoding flavin-containing monooxygenase, whose protein sequence is MSAEKHKTSAAGESTVDISALRARYRDERDRRLRSEGKAQYVEVSGDFARYLDDPWADPGFTRAAVSEETEVLIVGGGFGGLLCGARLRAAGIDDFRIVEKAADFGGTWYWNRYPGAACDTESYIYLPLLEETGYMPVRKYARAPEIYEHSRRIGRHFDLYARALFQTIISRMEWQEQEARWLVETDRGDRIRARFVILAGGPLSRPKLPGIPGIETFKGHSFHTSRWDYDYTGGTAEGGLTGLADKRVGIIGTGATAVQCVPHLGRSAKALYVFQRTPSAIGVRDDRPTDQAWAQSLRPGWQRERMDNFTAVISGEPFERDLVQDGWTGLLGEILLAPRRQPQPVTSLEEALRVIEQADYRKMEEIRARVDAIVKDEAAAAALKPWYKAFCKRPCFHDEYLDTFNRPNVHLVDSKGQGVERITENAVVVDGKAYELDCLIYASGFEVGTDYARRMGFEVYGRDGTSLSERWRDGVKTLHGFYSRGFPNCFLIVTVQAGQSANFPHIIDEQSQHIAYVIAEARKRKARTLEPTLTAERAWVDEVVKAALGRQTYLAECTPGYYNNEGVLDPIAARNSQYWRGPVAFLRLLDTWRKEGNLEGLELSYDRAMESALSSG, encoded by the coding sequence ATGTCAGCGGAAAAACACAAGACCAGTGCTGCCGGCGAATCTACGGTCGATATCTCCGCCCTTCGTGCGCGCTATCGCGACGAGCGCGACCGCCGTTTGCGCAGCGAAGGCAAGGCACAGTATGTCGAGGTATCAGGCGATTTCGCTCGCTATCTCGACGATCCCTGGGCTGATCCCGGCTTCACACGCGCAGCTGTCAGTGAAGAGACCGAAGTGCTCATCGTCGGTGGCGGCTTCGGCGGCCTCTTGTGCGGCGCGCGCCTGCGCGCCGCCGGCATCGACGATTTCCGGATCGTGGAAAAGGCCGCCGATTTCGGTGGCACTTGGTACTGGAATCGTTACCCTGGAGCTGCCTGCGACACCGAGAGCTACATCTACCTGCCGCTGTTGGAAGAGACCGGCTACATGCCGGTGCGCAAATACGCGCGGGCTCCGGAGATCTACGAGCACTCCCGCCGCATCGGCCGTCATTTCGATCTCTACGCGCGTGCGCTGTTTCAGACCATCATCTCGCGGATGGAGTGGCAGGAGCAGGAGGCGCGCTGGCTGGTCGAGACCGATCGCGGCGATCGCATTCGCGCGCGCTTCGTCATTCTCGCCGGCGGACCGCTGAGCCGGCCGAAGCTGCCGGGCATTCCCGGCATCGAGACGTTCAAAGGCCACAGCTTTCACACCAGCCGTTGGGACTATGACTACACCGGCGGCACTGCTGAAGGCGGTCTCACGGGTCTTGCCGACAAGCGCGTCGGCATCATCGGCACCGGTGCCACCGCCGTGCAATGCGTGCCGCATCTCGGCCGTTCGGCAAAGGCGCTTTACGTCTTCCAGCGCACACCATCCGCGATCGGCGTGCGCGACGATCGTCCGACGGACCAAGCCTGGGCGCAAAGCCTCAGGCCAGGCTGGCAGCGCGAGCGCATGGACAATTTCACCGCCGTGATCTCGGGCGAGCCGTTCGAACGGGATCTGGTGCAGGACGGCTGGACCGGTCTGCTCGGCGAGATCCTGCTGGCGCCGCGTCGCCAGCCGCAGCCGGTGACCTCGCTGGAAGAGGCGCTCAGGGTGATCGAGCAGGCCGACTACCGCAAGATGGAGGAGATCCGCGCCCGCGTCGATGCGATCGTTAAGGACGAGGCGGCCGCGGCGGCGCTCAAACCCTGGTACAAGGCGTTCTGCAAGCGGCCGTGCTTCCACGACGAATATCTCGACACGTTCAATCGTCCCAACGTGCATCTCGTCGACAGCAAAGGGCAGGGCGTCGAGCGCATCACCGAGAATGCGGTCGTGGTCGACGGCAAGGCCTATGAGCTCGATTGCCTGATCTATGCCAGCGGCTTCGAGGTCGGCACCGATTACGCCCGCCGCATGGGCTTTGAGGTCTATGGCCGCGACGGCACCAGCCTGTCCGAGCGCTGGCGCGACGGCGTCAAGACGCTGCACGGCTTCTACAGCCGCGGTTTCCCGAACTGCTTCCTGATCGTCACGGTGCAGGCCGGCCAGAGCGCCAACTTCCCGCACATCATCGACGAGCAGTCGCAGCACATTGCCTATGTCATCGCAGAAGCGCGCAAGCGCAAAGCGCGGACCCTGGAGCCGACGCTCACGGCCGAGAGGGCCTGGGTCGACGAGGTCGTCAAGGCCGCGCTCGGTCGCCAGACCTATCTCGCCGAATGCACGCCCGGCTATTACAACAATGAAGGCGTGCTCGATCCGATCGCGGCAAGAAACAGCCAATATTGGCGCGGGCCGGTGGCGTTCCTGCGGCTGCTCGACACGTGGCGGAAGGAGGGCAACCTGGAAGGCCTCGAATTGTCCTATGATCGCGCCATGGAGTCGGCGCTTTCGAGCGGGTAA